Proteins encoded within one genomic window of Granulicella pectinivorans:
- a CDS encoding tetratricopeptide repeat protein: MKKEINMTKRSKVQPNRYTAVVMASLAVLSTAACKHDPNVEKRKYLQSGIRYENDGKYKEAAIQLMNAIKVDRNYDEAHYELAKTYMKMGTLMPAYQELMRTVDLNPSNLPARIDLGSMLITGGIPDRALDQAKAVLAMDPNNADAYALRSNIAQKAGNLPEALGYIQHALSIDPKRSSFHSTLAILESESGNDSAQAEEELHRAVALDSKNTSAHLVLAVLMEKRGDRQGAEQEYITAIREAPKNLQARSGLAGLYLRMGNDAGAEHALQQAAEDMPENLEAAQLLKDYLVQAGHADRAEEVYSGLVARHSKSVPLKVVYARVLIQRDNYAKAQTVVDDLSKVSSNSPDVQLLNGALLLHAGRKDEAVALLQKSAKNVPDSVPVQLLLAQSAKLKGDLSLSEASFREAARLDPSSLEAQSGLASIASQRGDSSLLAQVADNTINLHPDYASAYLWRGTAEANQKQYDQAEIDFQTALKKDPNNAIAYTELGQLRLRQQKIPEGKVLLEQALVKDPNELSALHLLITYDLAAKQPEKAIARVQEQITRSSSNANLYNDLAILQLGMKNATSARDSAKKGMQLDPSNQSVLQTFAQAEAALGETDQAIAAWQQWSNAHPDDASAYVMLGTFEEAKGDSAKAMDLYKKAIQVKPGHPVASNNLAYLMIENGDNTDLALSLAQTARRAMPESPSTADTLAWVYYHKGTFASARDLLEDALKLDPANASIQYHLGLTYGKLNDKASAAVHLRKASLLSPNTQTAKDAADALAKLG, encoded by the coding sequence GGCATGCAAACATGATCCCAATGTAGAGAAGAGGAAGTATCTGCAGAGCGGCATTCGGTATGAGAACGACGGAAAGTATAAGGAAGCCGCAATTCAGTTGATGAACGCGATCAAGGTGGATCGCAACTACGACGAAGCTCACTACGAGTTGGCTAAGACCTACATGAAGATGGGCACACTCATGCCCGCTTATCAGGAGCTGATGAGGACCGTCGACCTGAACCCATCCAACCTGCCCGCGCGCATCGATCTCGGCTCCATGCTCATCACCGGTGGCATTCCGGATCGCGCTTTGGATCAGGCGAAGGCTGTTCTTGCTATGGACCCGAACAACGCCGATGCTTATGCCCTGCGCTCCAACATCGCGCAAAAAGCCGGTAATCTGCCCGAGGCCCTCGGCTACATCCAGCATGCTTTGTCGATCGATCCCAAGCGCTCTAGTTTTCACTCCACACTCGCCATCCTTGAAAGCGAAAGCGGCAACGATAGCGCACAAGCGGAAGAAGAACTGCACCGCGCCGTAGCACTCGACTCAAAAAATACATCCGCGCATCTCGTACTCGCGGTGCTTATGGAGAAACGCGGTGACCGCCAGGGCGCCGAGCAGGAATATATCACCGCGATTAGAGAGGCACCAAAGAACCTCCAGGCGCGCTCCGGTCTCGCAGGCCTTTATCTCAGGATGGGCAACGATGCAGGCGCGGAGCATGCACTGCAACAAGCCGCCGAGGATATGCCGGAGAACCTCGAAGCGGCCCAGCTGCTCAAGGACTATCTCGTCCAGGCAGGTCACGCGGATCGTGCGGAAGAGGTGTACTCCGGTCTGGTCGCAAGGCACTCGAAAAGCGTTCCGCTCAAGGTCGTTTATGCACGTGTCCTCATACAACGCGATAACTATGCGAAGGCCCAGACCGTCGTGGACGACCTGAGCAAGGTCAGCAGCAACTCGCCGGACGTACAACTCCTCAACGGTGCGCTTCTCCTCCACGCTGGAAGGAAGGACGAGGCCGTTGCGCTTCTTCAGAAGTCCGCAAAAAATGTTCCAGACAGCGTTCCGGTGCAACTCCTCCTCGCTCAAAGTGCGAAATTAAAGGGTGACCTCAGCCTCTCGGAAGCCAGCTTCCGCGAAGCTGCCCGTCTCGATCCCTCCAGCCTGGAAGCGCAATCCGGACTCGCGTCCATCGCGAGCCAGCGCGGCGATTCCAGCCTCCTGGCCCAGGTTGCCGACAACACGATCAATCTCCACCCGGACTATGCAAGCGCATATCTCTGGCGCGGAACGGCGGAGGCGAATCAGAAGCAGTACGACCAGGCGGAGATCGACTTCCAAACCGCGCTCAAGAAAGATCCCAATAACGCGATCGCATACACCGAACTTGGACAACTCCGTCTGAGGCAACAGAAAATCCCCGAAGGAAAGGTCTTGCTCGAACAAGCGTTGGTCAAAGACCCCAACGAATTATCCGCTCTACATCTGCTCATCACATACGATCTCGCAGCGAAACAGCCGGAGAAGGCAATCGCGCGCGTTCAAGAGCAAATCACGCGTTCTTCCAGCAATGCCAATCTCTACAACGACCTCGCGATTCTTCAACTTGGCATGAAGAACGCCACATCCGCTCGCGATAGCGCGAAGAAAGGAATGCAACTCGATCCTTCCAATCAAAGTGTCCTGCAGACCTTCGCTCAGGCAGAGGCAGCATTGGGCGAGACCGATCAAGCCATTGCGGCCTGGCAGCAGTGGTCGAATGCGCATCCTGATGACGCGAGCGCGTATGTCATGCTCGGAACCTTCGAGGAAGCAAAGGGAGACTCTGCGAAAGCAATGGATCTTTACAAGAAGGCAATCCAGGTTAAGCCGGGGCATCCTGTGGCCTCGAATAATCTCGCCTACCTGATGATTGAAAACGGGGACAACACAGATCTGGCCCTGTCACTGGCGCAGACCGCACGACGCGCCATGCCGGAGTCCCCAAGCACCGCGGACACGCTTGCCTGGGTTTATTACCACAAAGGGACATTCGCATCGGCACGCGATCTTCTTGAGGACGCCTTGAAACTCGATCCGGCGAACGCTTCGATCCAATACCATCTGGGTCTCACCTACGGAAAGCTGAATGACAAAGCAAGCGCCGCCGTGCATCTTAGAAAGGCTTCCTTGCTATCACCAAACACGCAGACGGCAAAGGACGCGGCCGACGCACTGGCCAAGCTTGGCTGA